Proteins encoded in a region of the Populus nigra chromosome 3, ddPopNigr1.1, whole genome shotgun sequence genome:
- the LOC133687845 gene encoding auxin response factor 18-like: MITFMEAKDKLKEEADKCLDSQLWHACAGGMVQMPAVNSKVFYFPQGHAEHACEPVDFRNLPRVSHILCRVSDIKFMADPETDEVFAKIRLVPINSNELDLDDQEVAVNGGMEAAQDNNKPVSFAKTLTQSDANNGGGFSVPRYCAEMIFPRLDYTADPPVQTLLAKDVHGETWKFRHIYRGTPRRHLLTTGWSPFVNHKKLIAGDSVVFFRAENGDLCVGVRRAKRASGGGSESLWNPAGGSSAVPSGGFGAFLREDEHKLMRSGSGNGNGSKSNESLMGQGKVRAESVIQAVTLAANGLPFEVVYYPRANTPEFCVKASSVKTAMQIRWCSGMRFKMAFETEDSSRISWFMGTVCSVQAADSLWWPHSPWRLLQVTWDEPDLLQNVKRVSPWLVELASNMAAIHFPPFSSPRKKLRLPQHLDFPIDGQFPMPIFSGNLLGPSSSFDFLPHNTPAGMQGARHAHYGLPLSDPHLNKLQTGLLRTGFPPLLDHTASLTKASNVQTIPKRSMCEDVSCELTMAHSTQTSKKAVDVKIPQLVLFGQPILAEQQISLSCPGNAASPVLTGNSSSEGNLDKMANFSDGSVSTLHRRGLPECSSCEELQWNKDKHQKSEPSLETGHCKVFMDSEDVGRTLDLSLLGSYEELDRKLANMFGLRNSEKFSNVLYRDINGITKHIGEEPFSDFFKTARRLTIVTDSSSGNVGI; the protein is encoded by the exons ATGATAACATTCATGGAAGCAAAAGATAAATTGAAGGAAGAAGCTGACAAGTGCTTAGATTCTCAGTTATGGCATGCCTGCGCCGGTGGCATGGTCCAAATGCCGGCGGTGAATTCTAAGGTCTTCTACTTCCCTCAAGGTCACGCCGAGCATGCTTGTGAGCCTGTTGATTTCAGGAACTTGCCCCGTGTTTCTCATATTCTATGCAGAGTCTCGGATATCAAATTCATGGCTGATCCTGAAACTGATGAGGTCTTCGCTAAAATTAGGTTGGTTCCAATTAATTCTAATGAACTCGATTTGGATGACCAAGAAGTTGCAGTTAATGGTGGAATGGAAGCCGCGCAAGACAATAATAAACCGGTTTCTTTTGCTAAGACACTGACTCAATCTGATGCAAATAACGGCGGAGGTTTCTCCGTTCCAAGGTACTGTGCTGAGATGATTTTTCCACGGTTGGATTACACAGCAGATCCTCCCGTGCAGACCCTTCTTGCTAAGGATGTTCACGGTGAGACATGGAAGTTTAGGCATATCTATAGAGGGACACCGAGAAGGCATCTTTTGACAACTGGATGGAGCCCATTTGTGAATCATAAGAAGCTTATTGCTGGTgattctgttgttttttttagggCAGAAAATGGAGATCTTTGCGTTGGTGTTCGAAGAGCTAAGAGGGCGAGTGGTGGTGGATCTGAGTCCTTGTGGAATCCGGCTGGTGGGAGTTCTGCAGTGCCTAGTGGGGGTTTTGGTGCGTTCTTGAGGGAAGATGAGCATAAGTTGATGAGAAGCGGAAGTGGTAATGGCAATGGTTCAAAGTCAAACGAAAGTTTGATGGGACAAGGGAAAGTGAGGGCCGAATCGGTTATTCAAGCTGTTACTCTTGCTGCAAATGGTCTGCCTTTTGAGGTGGTTTACTACCCTCGAGCCAATACTCCCGAGTTCTGTGTGAAGGCCTCTTCGGTAAAAACAGCAATGCAGATCCGGTGGTGTTCGGGGATGCGGTTCAAGATGGCTTTTGAAACTGAGGACTCTTCCCGGATTAGTTGGTTCATGGGTACTGTTTGTTCAGTTCAGGCTGCTGATTCTCTTTGGTGGCCGCATTCACCATGGAGACTTCTCCAG GTTACATGGGATGAACCTGATTTGCTTCAAAATGTGAAACGTGTTAGCCCATGGCTAGTGGAATTGGCATCAAATATGGCTGCTATTCATTTCCCCCCCTTCTCATCACCAAGGAAGAAGTTGAGACTTCCACAACACCTGGATTTTCCCATTGACGGTCAATTTCCAATGCCGATATTTTCCGGCAACCTCCTTGGGCCAAGCAGTTCCTTTGATTTTCTACCCCACAACACTCCTGCTGGCATGCAGGGAGCCAGGCATGCTCATTATGGTCTACCACTATCAGATCCCCACCTCAATAAACTGCAAACAGGTCTGCTTCGGACTGGTTTTCCGCCACTGCTTGATCATACTGCTTCACTCACTAAAGCCTCAAATGTCCAAACCATTCCAAAGCGTAGCATGTGTGAAGATGTTTCTTGTGAGCTGACAATGGCACATTCCACCCAGACTTCAAAGAAAGCTGTTGATGTGAAGATACCTCAGCTTGTACTTTTTGGTCAACCAATACTTGCTGAGCAGCAGATATCTCTTAGCTGCCCTGGTAATGCTGCCTCACCAGTTCTTACTGGAAATAGTTCTTCTGAAGGAAATTTAGATAAGATGGCAAATTTTTCTGATGGCTCTGTGTCCACTCTTCATCGCCGAGGCCTACCAGAGTGCTCCTCGTGTGAAGAATTGCAATGGAACAAGGACAAGCACCAAAAGAGTGAGCCATCTTTAGAGACTGGTCACTGCAAAGTCTTCATGGACTCAGAAGATGTAGGTCGCACACTTGACCTTTCATTGCTTGGATCTTATGAAGAATTGGACAGAAAGCTGGCTAACATGTTTGGCCTAAGGAATTCCGAGAAATTTAGCAATGTGCTTTACCGTGACATTAATGGCATTACCAAACACATTGGTGAGGAACCATTCAG TGACTTCTTCAAAACAGCAAGGAGGCTGACAATTGTAACAGATTCAAGCAGTGGCAATGTTGGGATTTAG